A region of the Dreissena polymorpha isolate Duluth1 chromosome 6, UMN_Dpol_1.0, whole genome shotgun sequence genome:
gtatgtgtttacaattgtgtgtattataaaatgtgttgaaaaaatgGGTCGTTATTTTTTGTGCAATAAGCTGTTTTTGCAAGTGTACTCTATGTCCGTTTAAACTTTTACATTTAGATAATTACAAATCAACCAGTAATGCTCACATTGATTCCGCAGATTTTACAAAATGATTCAGTTTGTGTAGataataatagtttattattAGATAACgaacaacgttttttttttcaattatcgaACGCTAAAGGCAACGCTGTTGAAGATCATAGGAACTGAGCTATAAATCATTTTGTGTTACAACAGTATTAATTTAAACCAATGCGGATGTACAACAACGTGGTACAATATGGTGGTTTCATAACCCaacatacattaataaaaaaacctATTTATAACTTAAAGTTCACAAAGTTTAATATGCTGTGTATCACTTAATCTTACTTTCGAAATTTTCACAAACTATTTTAAAAATGAGAAGATTATCTATGGAAACAACGATTTGCAAAATCTCTCGTTGGAATGTTGCCAAGAAAGTTTAAATGGCTCAAACAACATACTCTTATCGCTATCCATTTTAAAAACACATCAACGAATTATTATTCATCTTTAAATGATATCGATATGGaagtatttttataaattaaagtaAACCCATACTAACAAATGCTACGTGAACCATCTGCCAGTCGGTTCCTTCACAACACATACCTCTTAGACTGTCTGTGCTGATTCTGACCGGTCTTCTGCGATCTGAAAAGCTAATGAAATAAGTAAACCGGCTCTCTGGCAACCCTGAATGTTAGAAACAATAATTATGGAATTGTAGCGATATAAAAATGTGAAACAAGTCTGGTCTTTTAAAAACAGTTCAATCTTCCACCTTTCTTATAATTAATTGTGAGGTAAGTCTGGTTTTTCTGGAAACTTCAAAGACATGTAAGTCTGGGTTTTGGGTGTGTTTGAAAACTAGTAAAGAACGTATGAACTTTTGGCAATCTTAAAAACACAGgtccgtagccagggttttgaaaggGGGGgcgcgaattttcccatcaacgattgtttgagcaacgaagtggcgaagtgggtaggtgcgggaggggtgttCCCCTCCTGTCATCGGGGTTTTGGAGGACCTCCCCCTAGAaagttatgaaaatgaaacatacaatcctgcattctggtgacattttatctgtatttagagactgaagttaaagagcatttttatatgaaatttcactttcattgaccatactcagtgactggtCGTCATGAATAggatataaaatacatgtattccccactaccgtttttcaataaccacctttttcgatcagtcacagAAATGCATTATGTTATACGGTAGTTAACCCGACACCAGTATGCACGCacatactttgtttacatatgcagcAACACATTTGTAGattgtaaaatcaacaataagaagtcatgaaatatcattatttattggaatcttggaatcttgataaatttgtgtattttccaattccaaaattctaccattcacaaatcaagcaaattaaaaggaaatatttgattttgtttcaaaacaattgtttgtctgatactatggatagtaccagaagCATGGCTTTGCTCTACACGTGCTAAttgtgtattgtacaacaaacactgattatcAAAGCTTGGTTTTCTCTAATATGCATCAATACTAagcagaaatcaaaatggtataacttgttactttttttaaaaactattttaaacaaattagttctctttttctaaacgaatatcagaaacatataacaactaaggcttcataaagactcTATAACAACAAAGTACTGGCCCTGTGgcctcaaagtccttaacaatgtttacaaggacgttgaagaaaaaagatggacTTATTTGCTCAAGATCCTCTTTATATTCGGAGACCTGGAACATCAGTAATTCATTGTGCTCAGTGGTATATTATTTGTAAAAGCCAACAATTTCGCATTCTATATTGCATATTACTCACTCGTTTTCTACACATTCAATTAAGATAAAACATTAAAGCATATAAAATAAGACATACTTGACACAGTAGATAACTACCACAACGAAGATCAGCATCGAGAACGGTCCCAACACAGCTCAAATTATCAACAGTTTCCTGTCCTGGTGTGAAACGGGCTCAGCACAATCTAACAAGAAACACACACCATGTTAATAAACCAATgtgcaaaaaataaatgtacgACATGAAACCAAAAATGAGTAATTTTCTTGCGATAGCTCTGTTCTTTCATGATGTGTATActacaagaatatttttttatttaaacgaatGTCTGTTCTATAATTGCTTATACAACTGTTAGCACTGGGTTATACGATCTATGTACCCTTGGATTGTTTTCCTCTATAAACGGAGTACATTTCATAATGtcaacatttgaaaaataaaaaaaggatcgtatagtttcaatttaatatttaaaaatgcatggACCATTTGCGTATGTCACACAAATACTAAAATAAACAACATCGTTAATATCCTAGATAATCGTCATATTATATTAACATTGGTATATAGTGTATATTCTTTGATTTTCAAAGGTCACCATTTTAACTATGAAAGCTATATGTTACCAGCACTTCGTATCCAATCAGCATTGCCGAAAATATATAGCTGACATGTACGCCATTCCAGTGTCTGCTCAGGACGAATGCAGCGACCATTGTCATGCATAATTGATTCTTAACATTAAGTTTAAATCACATTCAAATTATCTGCAAAATGTTACGATCCGTGCATCGCTATATTGTCAATGGGTTTACGTGTATTTTATAGGCAGTTGGTCGCTTGCCTTAAGACTAGCAGGACGTTTTCTCCTGATCATATTGCTGGAATTTCGTTATTTCAATTCTTAACACAGCTGTGAAATAATTAAAACTCTCTTTGAAGCAAAAGTCGTTTCGAATTCATTAATTGTATTAGTggtaacaaaacatttattttgagtATGTAATTGTGAGCTCTAATCCACTCgggttattaaaataaaatgtttatcatagAAGATTGAAAACAAATCTACTGGAAAGTATTTATAGAAATTGTATATTACATATGTACATATGTTTTGTGTCTCTTTTCTTCCACATCGTTCCTGGCCTAAATAATGGACCACCTGCTACAATGGAGTACCTGATGTATCGTACGTTTGGTTATATTTGAATAAGTACTATAATGCAACCACAATTAAACGAAAGATTAACACTTTATCTTATTGATCGCTTTTAGAAATTCATTTGTGCGATGTTTCTGgaatgaaaatgatttttttctcgAACGCTGCTTTTAATTTACAGGTTAGTAAGTCAGTAACAACGTGAGACTTCATGTTAACACATAATAGTTCCCATATTGAATTACatcatttgatttattttgataatgtgtatgttttgcaggaaaattaaaataagtatttcCTTTTTGTGATATAACATAGCATTTTTTATTAGAAtggttattaaatattttaagttttataatataaattgtatttcgaagtttaaatTCATATCGCGATACGTCTTAACCGAACCGCGAGGAAATATACATCTTCAGTGTTGTGctaaaacggggtttaatgcatataggCTAATCTCGAAAGAaccttttcacacatgcatttatcGCAGTTTTCCCCGCAGCGAGGCTCAAATTTTGTCGAAATATTACAGTATATAACAAAGAGAAGATGTGTCATCAATACGATTGCGAAAGCTTTGTGAGCTAAGATAAACTTCTCCGTCACAAGACACAATTATGACGTtactgatgctgatgctgatgctgatgatgatgattatgatgctgctgctgctgctgatgatgattatgatgatgatgatgatgatgattatgatgattatgatgattatgatgatgatgatgatgctgatgatgatgatgatggtggtggtgatggtggtggtggtgatgatgatgatgatgatgatgatgatgatgatgatgatgatgatgatgatgatgatgatgatgatgatgatcatgatggtggtggtggtggtggtggtggtgatcatgatgatgatgatgacgacgatgatgatgataatgatgatgatgatgatgatgatgatgatgatgatgatgattatgatgatgatgatgatgatgatgatgatgtcgacgacgacgacgacgacgatgatgatgatgatgatgatgatgaagatgaagatgatgatgatgatgatgatgatgatgatgatgatgatgatgatgatgatgatgatgatgatgatgatgatgatgatgatgatgatgatgatgatgatgatgatgatgatgatgatgatgatgatgatgatgatgatgatgatgatgatgatgatggtcattATGCATTATGTTGATTATGATGGTGATCGTTATGATGATAATGGTCttaatgatgatcatgataatgaaGATGAAGTTATGCTGGTTATAACCGTTCCAGTGTTTGTGCGACTTTCATTTTAAACTTGAAGTTTATAGAGATCATTTGTCACCCCTGCACGCCGTTATACCgtcaacatatacatgtaaattcgGACTATGGCACAATATAAAATCATTACGCCTTATCACGCCTTATCACTTACGTGTTTGGGACCTCTCAGCAGACAAAACCAAAATGCGGAGCAGGAGTGTATCtcttgttttgtgtttgttaattTCAGGTAAGCTCATGTCCTTTTAATGGCGAGTTGGTGTTATAAATTATTCcaattacatttatgtttgtattttgagaagcttatcttcgttttctgatcGAGCGAAAGTGCACGTATTGTGTTAATATGTTAGTCTACAAATAACCTACCTTTTATCACTTATTTACGGAATACCGTTTtagccatcgtggttacacattacaatccagagggcgacaatgcgatagtgcgatagtatgaTTGCGACAgtacgataatacgatggcgaaaacgctatagtacgatggcgacaatgcgacaacgcgataatacgatggcgacaatgcgatagtacgatggcgacagtgcaatagtatgatagcgacaatgcgacaatacgattgtGCGATAAatcgatgacgacagtacgacaacgcgatcgTACTATGGCGTAATCGTATTGttgcaatcgtactatcgcattgtcgccatattACTATCGcgctgtcgcattgtcgccatcgaattatcgcattgtcgccatcgtactttcgcattgtcgccatcttactatcgcactatcatgttgtcgccctctggattttaatgtgtaaccacgattgcaAAAACGGTATTCCTTACTTATACGAATAGGTTCCGTTTCGTATTATACGACGTGCAAAGATGGTTGGATTGCATTCAACGGTTCATTCTACCTCATCGAGCGAATGTTCACGTATTGTGTTAATATGTTAGTCTACAAATAACCTACCTCTTATCACTTATTTACGGAATACCGTTTTTTGTcctcgtggttacacattacaatccagatggcgacaatgcgatagtgcgatagtacgatggcgacaatgcgataaaacgatggcgacaacgcgataatacgatggcgacaatgcgacaacgcgataatacgatggcgacaatgcgatagtacgatggcgacagtgcgacaatacgatggcgacagtgcgatagtatgatAGCGACAAtccgacaatgcgatagtgcgataatacgatggcgacagtgctaTAAAACAATTGCGatagtgcaatagtacgatggcgacaatgcgataatgcgatagtgcgataatacgatgatgacagttcgacaatacgatggcgatagtacgatggcgacaatgcgataatataatgacgacagtacgacaacgcgatcatacgatggcgacaatgcgatagtacgatggcgacatcgtactatcgcgtaatcacatcgtactatcgcgctgcctcattgtcgccatcgtactatcgcattgtcgccatcgtactttcgcattatcgccatcgtactatcgtactatcaaattgtcgccctctggattttaatgtgtaaccacgattgcaAAAACGGTATTCCTTACTTATACGAATAGGTTCCGTTTCGTATTATACGACTTGCAAAGATGGTTGGATTGCATTCAACGGTTCCTGCTACCTGTTCCGAGCGGAAGAAATGTCATTTACAGAAGCTGAAGTTAATACTGTGTTAATATTAAATTCCAATAATTACCACGTTCGATGTTAAATAACTGTTTTCAGCCTGTGACAATATAAATTATGCTCGATAAAATAAACGTATTAATAGTATAAAAACGGTAAAATCAGcacaataataaaattatgttcttttTCAAATGACATAAGTAACACGATGCtcaaatcataacatattatttatattatttcatttacaGCATTTTTGTCAACAACACGAACACAGTAATCTTGTTCATGTAGACGATAACATAGAAAACAGTTTTTTAAAAGACAGAATGCGCCTTTCCAAAGGTAACATTTTGAATAGACActtattatattgtttatgtatgaTGCTGTAGAAGAAAAcataaacttttttattagtgTTTTCCTTGTATCAGTTATTTCCATCAAAAACATCTCTACTATTTCAACAACCCAGGATTGacatgtaaaattaatataatttggCTTCTTTGCAATAAGCATGCCGACATGATTGATAGTATATGCACTCATCTGTTCATGTTGTGGACGATCAAATGGCAGTGAACTCTCCTAGTCTTAAAGTGAATTAATTAATCGGTTACATTGAAGGCGATTGAACCAGTCGAATAAACATCATTCATATTGTAATTCATATGTTAATGATAGTCCAATCATTACACATAGACAAGTGTGTGTGACATTTTGTACGACTCTAGGTACAACATATACATATTTGATAAGTGAAAAGTGATTTTGGGTCACTATACCATGCCacagtttgtttaaatgtttttgaattgttaaatgaaatatacTGATTGCCGCGGATAActttatgttataataaattcTCCATATCTGCATGGAACGCATCTTGAGTAAGGCATTGTCCCTGCATTGGGTCTAGCTTGAATgcttttatttagaaaatattgcTATAAAAAAGGGTAAACATCAATGCTGTGTTATGATAGTATACATGAAAGATGGAAGGCACATTTAAGATCATTTTGAACAGCACCATACCCTGAAACCAACTCTGCGTTCCTAAAGCCGaattataatattacaatatagGTTGTTAACACACAATAATTGCATGTGTTTTTAGCGCCTTTGAACAAAACGGTAGTAAACGTCATGAAATGGAGTGTTAATGAGATGCTTATCGGAGCTTTACAAAAGTGAAACATTCTATATCTgatcaatgttatttaaataaaagtgatCTACACTGGGTAATAAATAATGATCTCCTAGTTCAAAAACTGTTAAATCTTTGTTATAAATCTCTACAACTATAACaatgttatttgtttaaatgacaatAAGCTAACATTGGTTAATATCTACCGCAAATGACTACTTTTAAACTGTAGATCATTATTGGTGGATGGGACTAACGGATGGGGATATGGAAGGAGTCTGGCAATGGTACGACACGGATGAGAGGCCCACATTTACAGGTTTACATTTTT
Encoded here:
- the LOC127833739 gene encoding perlucin-like protein isoform X1: MRSRSVSLVLCLLISGSVSYYTTCKDGWIAFNGSCYLFRAEEMSFTEAEHFCQQHEHSNLVHVDDNIENSFLKDRMRLSKDHYWWMGLTDGDMEGVWQWYDTDERPTFTDFMPGDAGNHNAEDCAVFCSDYDYRWADYACSIKNSPLCEARGHECGASIVG